One region of Spiroplasma culicicola AES-1 genomic DNA includes:
- a CDS encoding PTS sugar transporter subunit IIB produces the protein MLKILLCCSAGMSTSLLVSKMQSEARKMNFECEIEAMSVTEGKQLINNWDVVMVGPQVTYALDEFKKITAKPVEAIPPQIYATAKGKEALEMAKRMAEGANIKY, from the coding sequence ATGTTAAAAATTTTATTATGTTGTTCGGCTGGTATGTCTACAAGTTTATTAGTATCTAAAATGCAATCAGAAGCACGTAAAATGAATTTTGAATGTGAAATTGAAGCAATGAGTGTTACTGAAGGAAAACAATTAATCAATAACTGAGATGTTGTTATGGTGGGTCCCCAAGTGACTTATGCATTAGATGAATTTAAAAAGATTACTGCTAAACCTGTTGAAGCAATACCTCCGCAAATTTATGCTACCGCAAAAGGTAAGGAGGCTCTTGAAATGGCTAAACGTATGGCCGAGGGAGCCAATATTAAGTATTAA
- a CDS encoding Gfo/Idh/MocA family protein, with protein sequence MNVIFIGTGRICTWFLKDIKHSKYQNDINVIGVYNRNFAHAQDFATTWNIKTVYQNYQDIVKDKAKIDLIYIGTPDETHFQYAKFFLENNFNVFCEKPIALSLNEAKTLYQIAQTKKCLFFDGIKSGLSPAFQKAKQLINEGAIGNVYYLKAGFGKISTSGVIANPKAEEKTNGFHFGGGVYGLYLAYALGGMPSALTSMNQSYKNNKAIASQFYTVKHQSGIISNIIGSSNFTDELSNLVCGSKGYLKIGGNTQKYNQNYKKDIAHMAYTVSHFDFNNNLIKEYDFYFETEGEGLCLELDHVYELLKDQKYESPIVTKEISLKIIETLEKTNTSKIINLEM encoded by the coding sequence ATGAATGTAATTTTTATAGGAACAGGAAGAATCTGCACTTGATTCTTAAAAGATATCAAACATAGCAAATATCAAAATGATATTAATGTCATTGGAGTTTACAATCGCAATTTTGCCCATGCCCAAGATTTTGCAACCACTTGAAATATTAAAACTGTTTATCAAAATTATCAAGATATTGTAAAAGACAAAGCAAAGATTGATTTAATTTATATAGGAACACCTGATGAAACACACTTTCAATATGCAAAATTCTTTTTAGAAAATAACTTTAATGTTTTTTGTGAAAAACCAATTGCTTTATCTCTAAATGAAGCCAAAACTTTATATCAAATTGCACAAACTAAAAAATGCTTATTTTTTGATGGTATTAAATCTGGCTTATCTCCTGCTTTTCAAAAAGCAAAACAATTAATTAATGAAGGTGCAATTGGCAATGTATATTATCTTAAAGCTGGTTTTGGCAAAATTTCAACTAGTGGAGTTATTGCAAATCCAAAAGCAGAAGAAAAAACTAATGGTTTTCATTTTGGAGGAGGAGTTTATGGTCTATATTTAGCATATGCTCTTGGGGGAATGCCTTCAGCATTAACTTCAATGAATCAAAGTTATAAAAACAATAAAGCAATTGCAAGTCAGTTTTATACTGTAAAACATCAAAGTGGTATTATTTCTAACATAATTGGTAGTTCCAATTTTACAGATGAATTGTCCAATTTAGTGTGTGGAAGTAAAGGCTATTTAAAAATTGGGGGCAATACACAAAAATATAATCAAAATTATAAAAAAGATATTGCCCATATGGCATATACTGTTAGTCATTTTGATTTTAATAATAATTTGATTAAAGAATATGATTTTTATTTTGAAACTGAAGGTGAAGGACTTTGCTTAGAATTAGATCATGTTTATGAATTATTAAAAGACCAAAAATATGAAAGTCCAATTGTGACAAAAGAGATTAGTTTAAAAATTATTGAAACACTAGAAAAAACAAATACTTCAAAAATAATTAATCTTGAAATGTAA
- the pyk gene encoding pyruvate kinase, giving the protein MIEKNLEFYEPSVLAKKVKRTKIVTTIGPSTNTKNDIRKLFESGMNVVRLNFSHGSQDEHVAKITSTKELRDELEKPISILLDTKGPEIRVGKMIDGAQEVKAGSDIRIYTRESDYKTKECKATEMTVSYDMSVDLKAGDTILVDDGKLTLNVLNVEPGLINCRAFNSHVLKTNKRINLPGVDFSLPFLSDKDIEDIRFGAKQDIDYIAASFVNTAQNVNDIRAILKEENAQNIQIISKIESKIGIFNLDEIIEASDGIMVARGDLGLEIPFYEVPYWEKQMIRKCRKAGKICIVATQMLESMTDNPQPTRAEVTDVYYATELGTDATMLSGESAAGIYPFITTETMATINKRAELSFYGKIYYDRALENARQSSSGKRAEIADELANITRNGKYEYAIVLSRTGELLKTISKFRPNVTILGVCDDPKLWNAFGAWHSIFMNKVDSIDEVAENPVLLGEIARSWGAKKGEEILIVKSEDIKIHTL; this is encoded by the coding sequence ATGATAGAAAAAAATTTAGAATTTTATGAACCAAGTGTTTTAGCTAAAAAGGTAAAACGTACAAAGATTGTAACTACAATTGGACCAAGTACAAATACTAAGAATGATATTCGTAAATTATTTGAATCAGGGATGAATGTTGTAAGATTAAACTTTTCTCATGGGAGTCAAGATGAACATGTAGCAAAAATTACTTCTACAAAAGAGTTAAGAGATGAATTAGAAAAACCAATTTCAATTCTTTTAGATACAAAAGGACCAGAAATTCGTGTTGGAAAAATGATTGATGGAGCACAAGAAGTAAAAGCTGGAAGCGACATTAGAATTTATACTCGTGAAAGTGATTACAAAACAAAAGAATGTAAAGCAACTGAAATGACAGTATCTTATGATATGAGTGTTGATTTAAAAGCTGGAGATACTATTTTAGTTGATGATGGAAAATTGACATTAAACGTTTTAAATGTTGAACCAGGATTAATTAATTGTCGTGCATTTAATAGTCATGTTTTAAAAACAAACAAAAGAATTAATTTACCAGGAGTTGATTTTTCATTACCTTTCTTAAGTGACAAAGATATTGAAGATATTAGATTTGGTGCAAAACAAGATATTGATTATATTGCTGCAAGTTTTGTAAATACTGCACAAAACGTAAATGATATTAGAGCAATTTTAAAAGAAGAAAATGCACAAAATATTCAAATTATTTCAAAAATTGAATCAAAAATTGGAATCTTTAATTTAGATGAAATTATTGAAGCAAGTGATGGAATTATGGTTGCTCGTGGGGATTTAGGATTAGAAATTCCTTTCTATGAAGTTCCTTACTGAGAAAAACAAATGATCAGAAAATGTCGTAAAGCTGGAAAAATCTGTATTGTGGCAACTCAAATGTTAGAATCAATGACAGATAATCCTCAACCAACAAGAGCTGAAGTAACTGATGTGTATTATGCAACTGAATTGGGAACTGATGCAACAATGTTGAGTGGAGAATCTGCTGCAGGAATTTATCCATTTATTACAACAGAAACAATGGCAACAATTAATAAACGTGCAGAATTAAGTTTTTATGGAAAAATCTATTATGATAGAGCGCTTGAAAATGCAAGACAATCAAGTTCAGGAAAAAGAGCAGAAATTGCTGATGAACTTGCCAACATTACTAGAAATGGTAAATATGAATATGCAATTGTTTTATCTAGAACTGGTGAGTTATTAAAAACAATTTCTAAATTTAGACCAAACGTTACTATTTTAGGAGTTTGTGATGATCCAAAATTATGAAATGCATTTGGAGCATGACATTCAATCTTTATGAATAAAGTTGATAGCATTGATGAAGTTGCTGAAAATCCAGTATTATTGGGAGAAATTGCAAGATCTTGAGGTGCTAAAAAAGGTGAAGAAATATTAATTGTTAAATCAGAAGATATCAAAATTCATACATTATAA
- the ruvX gene encoding Holliday junction resolvase RuvX encodes MAKYIGLDLGSKTIGVAISEGYFANVHSTIRFEEDNFSQAVDLLKKLLEKEGYEKIIVGYPKNMDGSIGHRVEMIEDFLTVLYQHSNVKEEEIIKIDERLTTRMAKSLMIEANLSRKKQKINKDQIAAKLILETYLQQIKL; translated from the coding sequence ATGGCTAAATATATTGGATTAGATTTAGGAAGTAAAACAATTGGAGTTGCAATTAGTGAAGGTTATTTTGCAAATGTTCATTCAACAATTCGTTTTGAAGAAGACAATTTTTCACAAGCAGTAGATTTATTAAAAAAACTATTAGAAAAAGAAGGATATGAAAAAATAATTGTAGGTTATCCAAAAAATATGGATGGTTCAATTGGCCATCGTGTTGAAATGATTGAAGATTTTTTAACAGTTTTATATCAGCATAGTAATGTAAAAGAAGAAGAAATTATCAAAATTGATGAAAGATTAACTACACGAATGGCAAAGTCACTTATGATTGAAGCTAATTTAAGTCGCAAAAAGCAAAAAATTAATAAAGACCAAATTGCTGCTAAATTAATACTTGAAACTTATTTACAACAAATTAAGTTATAA
- a CDS encoding phosphatase PAP2 family protein, with protein sequence MFLKKDRKISNNITIILLVSFFVLFMTIFAIYDLQISTNIFNQGYEALDWLKHGFDIYGKTMMAIPIYATLFIMLNYWLVNMNFNKTWMWLINVSFNLVIILTLLLVAFDFNLFIELNWQDKEKKLEAIFYIIWYIFIIGFIAFCNMVFFIKKIYKNQLLMNHLFKASIYCLVFIAFSLITVELFKNLFGRPRPRNVLNDGEDFKYVFEINFSSKRGKSFPSGHTESAGLMLGLLFYCKKETKKQKSIFWIIFGLGLSSLLLTAASRVFILAHFTTDVTFSIFMIFTYLITSQLLVDKIISKRSIKTNG encoded by the coding sequence ATGTTTCTAAAAAAAGATCGCAAAATTAGTAATAATATAACAATTATTCTTTTGGTAAGTTTTTTTGTTTTATTTATGACTATTTTTGCAATTTATGATTTACAAATTTCAACCAATATTTTTAATCAAGGTTATGAAGCGTTAGATTGATTAAAACATGGTTTTGATATTTATGGAAAAACAATGATGGCGATTCCAATATATGCAACATTATTTATCATGCTAAATTATTGACTTGTAAATATGAATTTTAATAAAACATGAATGTGATTAATTAATGTTAGTTTTAATTTAGTTATTATTCTAACTTTATTATTAGTAGCCTTTGATTTTAATTTATTTATTGAATTAAATTGACAAGATAAAGAAAAAAAATTAGAAGCAATTTTTTATATTATTTGATATATCTTTATAATTGGTTTTATCGCTTTTTGTAATATGGTTTTTTTTATTAAAAAAATATATAAAAATCAATTATTAATGAATCATTTATTTAAAGCTTCAATTTATTGTCTAGTTTTCATTGCATTTTCATTAATAACAGTTGAGTTATTTAAAAATTTATTTGGTAGACCAAGACCAAGAAATGTTTTAAATGATGGAGAAGATTTTAAATATGTTTTTGAAATTAATTTTTCAAGTAAAAGAGGTAAAAGTTTTCCCTCAGGACATACTGAATCTGCTGGTTTAATGTTGGGATTATTATTTTATTGTAAAAAAGAAACCAAAAAACAAAAAAGTATTTTTTGAATAATTTTTGGATTAGGTTTAAGCAGTTTATTATTAACTGCAGCTTCAAGAGTCTTTATTTTAGCGCACTTTACAACCGATGTCACTTTTTCAATTTTTATGATCTTTACATATTTAATAACTTCGCAATTATTAGTAGACAAAATTATTTCAAAAAGGAGTATAAAAACAAATGGCTAA
- the pfkA gene encoding 6-phosphofructokinase — protein MIKKIGVLTSGGDAPGMNAAIAAVIKAAISKGIEPYVVKEGYKGLVNNWIEKVDMDFAANIMSRGGTVIGSARFVEFKQESVRQVAVDNLKALGIEALVVVGGDGSYQGAEKLTNMGINCIGLPGTIDNDIVSSDYTIGFDTALNTVVRSIDSIRDTMNSHSRCCVVEIMGNECGDLTLYAATATGAEVFSTKESFLTEDEIALEVKKLAEQGKRSVIVAVAEKIYSDVHKLAEKIEKESGYVTRATVLGHIQRGGIPSAMDRYLAVTAGMFAVDQLIEGKGGLYIGMSENKLVARDINSTLNMPRPDKSNEYNELRKINKAI, from the coding sequence ATGATTAAGAAAATAGGAGTTTTAACTTCTGGGGGTGACGCTCCAGGGATGAATGCAGCTATTGCTGCAGTTATTAAGGCTGCAATTTCAAAAGGAATTGAACCTTATGTTGTAAAAGAAGGATATAAAGGCTTAGTAAATAATTGAATTGAAAAAGTAGACATGGATTTTGCTGCAAACATCATGTCACGTGGAGGAACTGTTATAGGTTCAGCACGTTTTGTGGAATTTAAACAAGAATCAGTTAGACAAGTTGCTGTTGACAACTTAAAAGCTTTAGGAATTGAAGCTTTAGTAGTTGTTGGGGGTGATGGAAGTTATCAGGGAGCTGAAAAACTTACTAATATGGGAATCAATTGTATAGGATTACCTGGAACAATTGACAATGATATTGTTTCTTCAGATTATACAATTGGATTTGATACTGCATTAAATACAGTTGTAAGATCAATTGACTCAATTCGTGATACTATGAACTCTCACAGTAGATGTTGTGTTGTTGAAATAATGGGAAATGAATGTGGGGATTTAACATTATATGCAGCAACAGCAACTGGAGCTGAAGTCTTTTCAACAAAAGAAAGTTTTTTAACAGAAGATGAAATTGCTTTAGAAGTTAAAAAATTAGCAGAACAAGGGAAAAGAAGTGTAATTGTGGCTGTTGCTGAAAAAATTTATTCAGATGTTCACAAATTAGCTGAAAAAATTGAAAAAGAATCTGGTTATGTTACTAGAGCAACTGTTTTGGGACATATTCAAAGAGGAGGAATTCCTTCAGCAATGGATCGTTATTTAGCTGTAACTGCTGGAATGTTTGCAGTTGATCAATTAATTGAAGGAAAAGGTGGATTATATATTGGAATGAGTGAAAATAAACTTGTTGCAAGAGATATTAATTCTACATTAAATATGCCTAGACCAGATAAAAGCAATGAATATAATGAATTAAGAAAAATTAACAAAGCAATATAA
- the hpt gene encoding hypoxanthine phosphoribosyltransferase, giving the protein MHPLVKEILFTKEQIDTRTAELGKEISEFYQTQDVKDNTVILIGLLKGCVPFMANFLNHFTYECQTEFMVVSSYLGGLKTSGEPKINLDLNLSIKGKTILIVEDIVDSGLTLTYVKQYLEFKGAKDVRIVSLLDKPEGRKTSLNPNWYGFTVQKQFLIGYGLDYEERLRNLPYVAICDTSKLDDWKW; this is encoded by the coding sequence ATGCATCCATTGGTAAAAGAAATTTTATTTACAAAAGAACAAATTGATACTCGTACAGCTGAATTAGGTAAGGAAATCAGTGAATTTTATCAGACACAAGATGTAAAGGATAATACTGTTATCTTAATAGGTTTATTAAAAGGGTGTGTACCTTTTATGGCAAACTTTTTAAATCATTTCACGTATGAATGTCAAACAGAATTTATGGTCGTATCTTCATATCTTGGAGGTTTAAAAACTTCGGGAGAGCCAAAAATTAATTTAGATTTAAACTTATCAATTAAAGGAAAAACAATTTTAATTGTTGAAGATATTGTTGACTCAGGTTTGACATTAACATATGTAAAACAATATCTAGAGTTTAAAGGTGCAAAAGATGTAAGAATTGTCAGTCTTTTAGATAAACCTGAAGGACGAAAAACTAGTTTAAATCCAAATTGATATGGTTTTACAGTTCAAAAACAATTCTTGATAGGTTATGGTTTAGATTATGAAGAAAGATTGAGAAATCTTCCTTATGTAGCAATTTGTGATACAAGTAAATTAGATGATTGAAAATGATAA
- the pyk gene encoding pyruvate kinase: MKIYNLQDKVKRTKVITTIGPSVHSKEALKELFEKGMTTIRLNFSHADFSEHGERFVWAKELRKELNKPISILLDTKGPEIRVGKMKDGKQEIKAGTDVKVYTNPEEFTTRECGNDELQMSYDMSQDVKVGDKVLVDDGKLTMTVTDVKPGLVMCKAFNTHVVKSNKRVNLPGVDFTLPFLAEKDYNDIKFGVENGIDYVAASFVNNADNVNEIRALLKENGAEHVQIISKIESEIGIDNIDSIIDASDGIMIARGDLGLEIPYYEVPYWEKQMIRKCREKGKLVIVATQMLESMTDNPQPTRAEVTDVYWATELGSDATMLSGESANGDFPFITTETMATINKRAEIEFYTKLYYQKQLDNAVKSTSGKRAEIANQLANTTIDGKYEYAVVASRTGELLKTISKFRPNVTILGVSGDEKLWTAFGAWHSIFMNQVADFDAFLTDEAQVSEIAKSWGAKSGEKILFVRNEDIKEITVK; encoded by the coding sequence ATGAAAATTTATAACTTACAAGACAAAGTTAAAAGAACTAAAGTAATTACAACAATTGGACCTTCAGTTCACTCAAAAGAAGCTTTAAAAGAGTTATTCGAAAAAGGAATGACAACAATTCGTTTAAACTTCTCACATGCTGACTTTAGCGAACACGGGGAAAGATTTGTTTGAGCTAAAGAATTGAGAAAAGAATTAAACAAACCAATTTCAATTCTTTTAGATACAAAAGGACCAGAAATTCGTGTTGGAAAAATGAAAGATGGAAAACAAGAAATTAAAGCTGGAACTGATGTAAAAGTTTACACAAACCCAGAAGAATTCACAACAAGAGAATGTGGAAATGACGAATTACAAATGTCATATGATATGTCTCAAGATGTAAAAGTGGGAGACAAAGTTTTAGTTGATGATGGAAAATTAACAATGACAGTTACTGATGTTAAACCAGGACTAGTTATGTGTAAAGCATTTAACACTCACGTTGTTAAATCAAACAAACGTGTTAACTTACCAGGAGTTGACTTTACATTACCATTCTTAGCAGAAAAAGATTACAACGATATTAAATTCGGTGTAGAAAATGGTATTGATTATGTTGCTGCATCATTTGTTAATAATGCAGATAACGTAAATGAAATTAGAGCATTATTGAAAGAAAATGGTGCAGAACATGTACAAATTATTTCAAAAATCGAATCAGAAATAGGAATCGATAATATTGATTCAATTATTGATGCAAGTGATGGAATTATGATTGCTCGTGGAGATTTAGGATTAGAAATTCCTTACTATGAAGTTCCTTACTGAGAAAAACAAATGATCAGAAAATGTAGAGAAAAAGGAAAATTAGTTATTGTGGCAACTCAAATGTTAGAATCAATGACAGACAATCCTCAACCAACAAGAGCTGAAGTAACTGACGTTTATTGAGCAACTGAATTAGGTTCAGATGCAACAATGTTAAGTGGTGAATCTGCAAACGGAGATTTCCCATTTATTACAACAGAAACAATGGCAACAATTAACAAACGTGCAGAAATTGAATTCTACACAAAACTTTACTACCAAAAACAATTAGATAACGCTGTAAAATCTACAAGTGGAAAAAGAGCAGAAATTGCAAACCAATTAGCAAATACTACAATTGATGGAAAATACGAATATGCAGTAGTTGCATCAAGAACTGGTGAATTGTTAAAAACAATTTCTAAATTTAGACCAAACGTTACTATTTTAGGAGTAAGTGGTGATGAAAAATTATGAACTGCATTTGGAGCATGACATTCAATCTTTATGAACCAAGTTGCAGACTTTGATGCTTTCTTAACTGATGAAGCTCAAGTATCAGAAATTGCAAAATCATGAGGAGCAAAATCTGGAGAAAAAATCTTATTTGTAAGAAATGAAGATATCAAAGAGATAACAGTTAAATAA
- a CDS encoding PTS sugar transporter subunit IIC, with the protein MEMGKKESKVKRWFSTKFVPAITKLGSQRHLASLRDAFGTLIPLTIAGSLGLIMNGIVFGGAGSGYVSLLGLIVKMVHPDMAWEEISAYLWEDNGFNKAMLVGTNLFAQLNTITIGMTSLWFAFTFGYFLSLTRNCKNPVIAGFASLIGFLATTMGNIGFFQGAEGLISALIFGIISTEMFLWLSNVRALYIKLPDGVPPSVSKSFAVFLPFMITVGTIALSNIVFVLPNVLGADLAVTKSAFTSFSGSETDWQIYFSQNVIERLGPIYGVDNELVLQLQDIWSGDGSAESKLNAIKTLYENSSTEDQGIIGAMISLMNGTISDKGEWAFAVDKATINNLYGDASLQFIDANGTLVLLSKYIQTSISGAAFGWSAAIYQFFVSSLLVFATGSGGLGLALAYAFFISFLWFFGVHGSNVVNGAFSPIWSMIGTINLTLITSLGYQAAAASGEMGVFSGQFFDTFMNLGGSGATLSLIIGTFVFSKRQDMRKIATYAAPSGIFQINEPVLFGYPIVLNAVYATPFILAPMVNVFVGWLFSPDVMNIVGYAQIGVPWTTPYLLASVIVYLSPKALIPALLVTGVSFAIYMPFIWLDNMSYFRKLKANFPEQYALEMKYYSDPRFKFQTITGNKHERLVDKAEVIINNAHSQNRFWEQKMTDKAKLEARKAKNVALAEIRNEYAVLEADLFKEIRVETEKVYDRKWDYVNSITAIKDKAKLDIKAAKDSGRMDEVVQIKQTAKENIMAKKADWKASADTNRAYVQDMKKQVAQVKLEAKQQLAQAKVSTKEKLNAAKAK; encoded by the coding sequence ATGGAAATGGGAAAGAAAGAAAGTAAGGTCAAACGTTGGTTTAGTACCAAATTTGTCCCAGCCATTACCAAGTTAGGTTCACAACGACATCTTGCATCATTAAGAGATGCGTTTGGGACTTTAATTCCCTTAACAATTGCTGGATCATTAGGATTGATTATGAATGGAATTGTTTTTGGGGGAGCTGGTAGTGGTTATGTTTCACTTTTAGGGTTAATCGTTAAAATGGTTCACCCTGATATGGCGTGAGAAGAAATATCAGCATATTTGTGAGAAGATAATGGTTTTAACAAGGCTATGTTAGTTGGAACTAATTTATTTGCACAATTAAATACAATAACAATTGGAATGACTTCATTGTGATTTGCATTCACATTTGGTTACTTCTTATCATTAACTAGAAATTGTAAAAATCCAGTTATTGCTGGTTTCGCATCATTAATTGGTTTCTTAGCAACTACAATGGGAAACATTGGTTTCTTCCAAGGAGCTGAGGGATTAATTTCAGCACTAATCTTTGGTATCATCAGCACAGAAATGTTTTTGTGATTATCAAATGTTAGAGCTCTATACATCAAACTTCCTGACGGAGTTCCACCAAGTGTAAGTAAATCATTTGCAGTATTCTTACCGTTTATGATTACAGTTGGAACTATCGCTTTATCAAATATAGTGTTTGTTTTACCAAACGTTTTAGGAGCAGACTTAGCTGTTACTAAATCTGCATTTACAAGTTTTTCAGGGTCAGAAACTGATTGACAAATATACTTTAGTCAAAATGTTATTGAAAGATTAGGTCCAATTTATGGAGTAGATAATGAACTAGTTTTACAATTACAAGACATTTGATCTGGAGATGGTAGTGCAGAATCAAAATTAAATGCAATTAAAACTTTATATGAAAATTCTTCAACAGAAGATCAAGGAATAATTGGAGCTATGATTTCATTAATGAATGGAACAATTAGTGACAAGGGAGAATGAGCCTTTGCAGTTGATAAAGCTACAATTAATAACTTATATGGAGATGCATCATTACAATTTATTGATGCAAATGGTACTTTAGTACTGTTGTCAAAATATATTCAAACTTCAATTTCAGGAGCAGCATTTGGTTGATCTGCTGCTATATATCAATTTTTTGTAAGCTCATTACTTGTTTTTGCAACAGGTAGTGGAGGATTGGGATTAGCATTAGCATATGCATTCTTTATCTCATTCCTATGATTCTTTGGAGTTCACGGTTCAAACGTTGTAAACGGAGCCTTTTCTCCAATTTGATCAATGATTGGAACAATTAACTTAACACTAATTACAAGTTTAGGTTACCAAGCTGCAGCTGCCTCAGGAGAAATGGGAGTATTCTCAGGACAATTCTTTGATACTTTCATGAACTTAGGAGGAAGTGGAGCTACATTAAGTTTAATTATTGGAACATTTGTATTCTCAAAACGTCAAGATATGAGAAAAATTGCAACTTATGCTGCACCAAGTGGAATCTTCCAAATTAACGAACCAGTTTTATTTGGATATCCAATTGTTTTAAATGCAGTGTATGCAACACCATTTATCTTAGCACCAATGGTAAACGTTTTTGTGGGATGATTATTCTCACCAGATGTAATGAATATTGTAGGTTATGCACAAATTGGTGTGCCATGAACTACACCATACTTACTAGCTAGTGTGATAGTTTACTTATCACCAAAAGCATTAATTCCAGCATTACTTGTTACAGGAGTTTCATTTGCGATCTATATGCCTTTCATTTGACTGGACAACATGAGTTACTTCAGAAAATTGAAAGCAAATTTCCCAGAGCAATATGCTCTTGAAATGAAATACTATTCAGATCCAAGATTTAAATTCCAAACAATTACTGGAAATAAACATGAAAGATTAGTTGATAAAGCAGAAGTTATTATCAACAATGCACACAGTCAAAATAGATTCTGAGAACAAAAAATGACTGATAAAGCAAAATTAGAAGCAAGAAAAGCCAAAAATGTGGCACTTGCAGAAATTAGAAATGAATATGCAGTATTAGAAGCTGATTTATTCAAAGAAATTCGTGTAGAAACTGAAAAAGTTTATGACAGAAAATGAGATTATGTAAACAGTATTACAGCAATCAAAGATAAAGCAAAATTAGACATTAAAGCTGCAAAAGACAGTGGAAGAATGGATGAAGTTGTTCAAATTAAGCAAACTGCAAAAGAAAATATCATGGCCAAAAAAGCTGATTGAAAAGCAAGTGCAGATACAAACAGAGCGTATGTTCAAGATATGAAAAAACAAGTTGCACAAGTAAAATTAGAAGCAAAACAACAATTAGCTCAAGCTAAAGTTTCTACAAAAGAAAAATTAAATGCTGCAAAAGCAAAATAG